Part of the Choloepus didactylus isolate mChoDid1 chromosome 10, mChoDid1.pri, whole genome shotgun sequence genome is shown below.
TCCTGTGCCCTGCCAGGAAGCCTGAGGGCTCAAACATACCAGACTTACTGGCTTTCTGGGTCTTTTATTAGTACCTCCGTGTCTCTGTCACCCCATGAATGGGTCTGGGGGAATCAACAGACCTTGAATATTTCATGCAGTGAGGGAAAGTggtgaggaaagaaataaataagtgatTCTAATGCCTGGGTCACCCTAACCCCTCTTTACTGGCACAGTTGGATAGGGGAAAGGGAGGAGGCATGATTGTCCTGGTGGCTCAGGGCTGCAGGAGATTttggggaagggagaaaaggcCAGGCTGGAGGCTGAGCTGTTAGTGTCTTCCTCCCACAGTTCAGAGAGCTCACTCTGGGCTCAGGTTTGTTGTGACTTTCTTTGGTCCAAATTTAGGCCCTGTGCTTAGGCCTGTGCTCTGTTCAGCTATTGGCCTAGAGGCCTTTTTACGCTGTTGCTGTTGTTCAATTGCCAGCTGCATGGCCCAGATGCTAAGTGGCCGCATGTAGGCCAACGAGCGGAACACCTGGTGCTGGCAGTAAGCTTCGGGGGTTTGAAACGCCAGGCCCAGGCGCTCCCATACGGTGCGGTAGCAGCCTTCAGCTGTCTGGAAGCCTTCCCAAGTCAGGCCCTGTGGGGAGAGATGGCAGTCATATAACTGGTACCCCCTGAACAGCCACTTCAGTTGGACAGATGGAGACTACAGGGTTTCTGCCATCAGGAAGCTCACAGCTGGTAGGGGAGAAAAACTTGACCCAGGAAGAAGGCTGAAGGAGACATGAGTTGGGATGCATGCCTGGGTGAAGGGGGAGGCTGTAAGGATAAGGTGGCATTGGGTTGGGCCTTGAAGTTTGTTAGCTGATGAAGTTTACTAAGGTGCGGAtggtggggagatggggaggggagTGCATTACCTCCTGGATCATGGTGGCTGCCAGCCCATAGACCACACCCACCCAGACTTCATCAGATTGGACACTGGATCTATCAGGGACACCATGGGGCTGCATTCCATTCACAGCCCCCATGGCCCCTCCTGCAAAGGCCTGGACATTGAGCTCGAAGATAGTTTGGAGAGCACGGACCACATGTGGGGTAGGAAATACCTGGAAGGGAAGGGCAGAAACATGGTCCCTCATATTTGCTTCCCATCTCCAGGGAAAATCCTCTTTCCCTTTGGCTCTTCTTTCTAATCCCTCTCACCTCAGTTTCTCCTTCTCCTAGTCCACAGGCCTTCAGGAACCACTGGCCAGCACACTGGTCAGACATGATGCTATGAGACTGAGGCTGGGAGCTGCTATCATAGTTGTAATAGCGGCCTGGGATAGAGGAAGAGCAAAGTAAGACTCCCTGCATCCCCAGAGCTACCTTAAGACTCCTTAGGACCTTCCAGTCGCCCTCCCCCAACTCACCATTCCACAGCAGCCTCTCATAGGCCTCCTGGCCTCGGCTGAGGATGGAAGAAAACTTATCTTGGATGTCCTGTACCCCACACAGAGCAGCCATCTGGACCATCATAGCCACAGCTGCCAGCCACAGCCCTCCGCAGTAAGCACTAATAAGGAACATGGGTTTGGGAATCAGACTGGCAGCTCTAGCCACTCCCTTGCAGTAAAACAGGCAATAAAGTACTCTTCCCTGAGACCCACCATCCCTGGTGTCCAGTTCCCCACCTCAGCTCTCTTGGCAACCCCTATACCCTAACCTGGGCCCTGTGACAACCCATGCATCGTAGGTCTGGTCTGCATAGCCTCCATTCTCAATGAGTCCATCATGGtccttgtcaaaattcatttcAGACTCCATCACGGCCTAGAGAGGGAACAAGAAATTGAGGACCTAGATACTAAGGAAAGATAATGAGAGTCAGCTCAGCTCTCCCCAGAAGCCAGTCATGTCCCCAGCACACTGGCCACTGCACATCTATCCCTTACCAGACAAACAGGCCACATGTCCTTCAGGAAGTCCAGGTCACCCGTCAGGTAATAGTCCCGATAAACCTGCAGCACAAACTTCAGGTTCAGATCCTTCCAGTCAGCAGTATCGTGGATCATATATGCATTGACCCGGAGCCACGGCTCATCAtctgtgggaggggaggggacctGGTTAATTGGCATTGGTGGGTAGGGTACAGGGTACAAAAGTTAAGGAAGGGAAGCTGACCTTGAGGTGGAAGGCTTTTTACCTGGGTCCCCGATATCATGGGGGATGACATTTCTCCTTTTCACAGGTGCCATCACCCCACTCATCAGGTACCGTCGCTGTGTCAGGTCCTCTCTGAGAGTGGCTAGAGCTAGGGGGGCAGACATACACGTGGAGTATGTTGGTAGGGAACAGGCAAACTTGGAGTAGGACACAGAACTGTGTGTATGACCCTACAGGGGAACCAATAGGCAAGGTATAGATACGTATTGGGGAGAAGGGGCAGGAAGAGAATCTGAGTGACCACAACAGTTCAGGGGTGTGGGGAGTAAGGGGGTAGAAGGGTCACAAGAGGGACGCTTACCCATGTCATATTGCAGGCTGAGCTCGAGCTTGGGCCAAAGCATGACAAGGGCGAAGGAAGCATAAAAGTGGACATCATATGTGTTGTACATACGATACTCCTGGCCTGTGGGAATGAGGGAGACACACTATCACCAGAATTCTGCTCCCCCTTCATAGCCCCCACCCTATCTTGTTGTCTAGAGTTAAAGGTGGGGCATTGTTACTGGTCCCCACATGCCACTTACCCTCCCATCCCCACCAATACAATGAGGTAGGCAAAACCCATCATCCTGCCTTGTGGTAGGACACTAACTGGCCTCGAGGGTATTGCCTGCCATGCTGCAGCCCACTGGCAGCCTGTACCCTCAAGGTAGCCAAATCGACCGTATTCCTGAAGGATGGGGTAGAGTTGACTCATGCCCCCCGCCAGCTTCTCAGGTAGGGAGTCTTCAGGAACTTCCACCCATATGGTGCCCCCGTCGGCCAGGAAGTACAGTTCATTGAACAGTGCAGATTTGTACCAGGCAGGCAAGGATCTGAGGAGTCAGGAGAAGGAAATGGTCTAATGAGTGTGGACCTCCCAGGAAAGGAAAGTTTCTGGGTTTCAGTGGAGAGTGGGGGCACCGAGTGAATCTCAACATAACTGTGCTGAGTTTGGTGGGTGGAGAGTAAATCAAAGAATTCCAGATGGAGTGTGGGTGCCTGAGAGAAAGGCAAGGTGGCCATAGAGATGGGCCCCATTGGTACCTGTCCTCCAGTACTGGGCTCTGCCAGGCTGAGATCCTTTCTTCCCAAGCTGCGTATCGGCACAGTGCATAATGGCTGAGGGAAGGTGCTGCATCACCATCTTGCCCAAAGAACCTTGTATACCGCCTGGGGTAGAATGAAAGGGGAGGGATGAGAATACGGGCCCCAGGCAAGGCCCCAGCCCCTTGGATCCCTGCACTTTCTTGGTCCCAGTCACCTGTAGTGGGCCTGAGCCTTGGCTCCAAACATGATCCTGGGCATGTCCCAAGCCAGTGAGAACTCCAGGCGGCGCCGGCCTCGAGGCAGCAGCTTGCCCGCAACACACACAGCCCCAGCGATGCCTACTCCTTTCTGTGAGGGGGGACTTCGGCCTGAGAGAAGAACAAGAGGAATCGGCACCAGCACGCTTCATCCCCAGGGCTACAGAACCCTAACGTGGGACAAGGCCTGTTCGTTACGTTTCACTCAGTTCCCAAGACAGGGACAACTTCTCTTCCCACCACCTCCCTGTCAGACCCCCCATCACCAGCAGGGGAGTCCAGCTGTCCATCCTGAAGTAGATCCTGCCACACCTGCTGCCCAGTGCCATCAGGGTCAAAGGCTGTGACATGGGTTACCGTTGTATCTCCCTGTTAAGGAACCAAAGACTTGGTGAGGAGGAGCCCCACAAGTATGTTGGATTCTGACTTTTCCAGTGCCTCCAATTTCAGGAGGTTCAAGGACTGTGGTGAGGGTGGGATTTAGGAGTTGAGGAAATTAAGAGACCATGGTAGGGTGGATGGGGGCTTCAGGGGCCAGGGTGAGAATAGGGGTTCAGGGGCTAAGGTATAGGGCAGGCCCCTCCATTACCGTGAGTCGTGCAGCTACCGCCATTGTGTAGGGATTTGGGAGGGTTGGATGATGCAGCAGCAGCCCCCGTACAGTCTCCCCATCTTGCTCCAGACAGAAGGGCTCATTCCACAAACCACCTGCGGCATCATCCCCGCCCCCCAGTCCGTTCCGCATGGAGAACATGATGGACACTTCCAGGGCTTCATCCCCTTCGTTTTCCACATCCCACACAAAGACTCCTACAGGCAGGCTGCTGTCCTAGGGGCAAAATCCAGACTCAGTTGGTCCCCAGCTTAGGCCATCCTGCTCCGACTCTCCAAGGTCACTCTTGGGTACAGAGGACCTGACTCAAATTCTCCCCAATACAGTCTCTTCTGTTTCCCACTCCCACCTCTCCATATTCCCAGGCAGGCTACCTACCAGAAAACATAGAAGACTGGAACAAATGGGGTGGTGGGCCTGGGAATCCAGTGTGATGTTACGGCTCCAACCCCTTCCCTTTCATAGGTTATGGAATTTCCAGCAGAGGCAGATCCCGGAGAAGGGAGAACAATGGAGGGAACACAGGGGGAGGCTCACCTGGTAGTCATGGGGCAAGAAGGGTGTGATCTGGCGGCAGGTGAGGATGACACTCTGGCCAGGAAGCTGATAGATAGTCCAGGCTCGGGGATAGAGGGCATGGTAGAAAGCAAAGTACCCACACAGGCCCCAGTTCCAACTGCGCAGAACACTTGGCCGCTCCAAAGACAGGACTTGCTGGTACACAGTCTGCCCTTCCCGACGCAAGCACACTGTGAACTAAATCAAGAGAGCAGACAGGCTGGAATGAGGCAACTCACAGGCACCTCAAACTGGTCTTTCCCTCAAAGTAGCTCCTCCACTTGCAGAACCTGCAATTGCTAAATTGTACCACCAGCCTCAGTCATCTCCCAGGCCTTTCCCCCAAGCTCAGTGAGTCACCAAGCCCTGCTGTCTCCCCTTCATCTATTCCCaggcatcctctcctttctccactgTGTTCTTAGTGCCCCAATCCAGGCCTTCACGACTTTTGCTTTCATCTTCTACCCCTTCTCATCTGAATATCAGAGTGATCTTTCTTACATATAAATCAAAATATGTCAATCCCTGCTTATAATGCAGCAGTGGCTACCCATGGTCCCCAGGCTAAAGTTTAAACTCTTCTACTTGACTTTCAAGGCCCTTCTTGATCTGGCCTCTCCCTGCCCGTCACACTTATTACCTGTTCAAGCACCTATATTCTGGCCATATCAAATACTCACTGTTCCTTGAGCACATTACTTTTCTTCCTCCATGCCTTTGCTCAGATTTATTCTCCATCTGGTGAAACCCTTCATCTTTCAAGCTAGGTCACCTGTTATTGCTTCCTCCTCCTGAAGCACTGAGTCATTGTCCTATGTGTCCCCATACCCCATTTATTCTACATTCAATGTATTATGttataatgtatttatttagcATTCTGTCTCCCCCACTGCTGTAGGGGTTCTTTAAGGTTAGGGACTCTTTCTAGTTCATTGATGTACCCCTCTCCACCTATGATTCCACCCCAGAGTCTGGCAGAGTTGATGTGTGTGTGGAGAGAATGAGCAAAGTCTGCAGCAGTGTCCTTTTCTCTCGGTACAGGATCTGTCCCTCTCATTTTGGCCCTGATGTGGTCTCAGTCTCCATTTTCTTTAAGTCCTATTTCCccaattaaaatttaaactctTGGAGGGTAGGAGCTAGGAGAGATTAATGTTTCTTTCCTTGGTTCAGACTATGCATGGTGTttttactgtatatatatataaaataatgtttcatgTTGGAATAGTAGATAATGATTAAGACCACAGGCTCTTAACCACAGAACTGGTTCTGGAACTCAACCTTTCCATTTACTACGTGACCCTTGGTATGTTACCAAAcctctctggatctcagtttcctcatttgtaaaatgggcataataatcgTACTAGCCTTTTAagactttttattatgaaattaagTATTGTGCAAAAAAGCACTTATCACAGTGCCTAGCATATGTTGACCCTCCAATAAATGCTAGCTACCATTACTACTTTAACTGTAGAGTCATAATTCTGGAAGGCATCCCCC
Proteins encoded:
- the GBA2 gene encoding non-lysosomal glucosylceramidase codes for the protein METGMPALEHTSCSRGTLRVCCVEDAGDTEAVQVADCESPEDNPPQNEPGYCNPEDSGLLMASYEGKARGYEVPPFGWRICLAHEFAEKRKPFQANNISLSNMIKHLGMGWRYIQWWYRKTQVEKKAPFIDMFNSIPLRQIYGCPLGGIGGGTITRGWRGQFCRWQLNPGMYQHRTIIADQFTVCLRREGQTVYQQVLSLERPSVLRSWNWGLCGYFAFYHALYPRAWTIYQLPGQSVILTCRQITPFLPHDYQDSSLPVGVFVWDVENEGDEALEVSIMFSMRNGLGGGDDAAGGLWNEPFCLEQDGETVRGLLLHHPTLPNPYTMAVAARLTGDTTVTHVTAFDPDGTGQQVWQDLLQDGQLDSPAGRSPPSQKGVGIAGAVCVAGKLLPRGRRRLEFSLAWDMPRIMFGAKAQAHYRRYTRFFGQDGDAAPSLSHYALCRYAAWEERISAWQSPVLEDRSLPAWYKSALFNELYFLADGGTIWVEVPEDSLPEKLAGGMSQLYPILQEYGRFGYLEGQEYRMYNTYDVHFYASFALVMLWPKLELSLQYDMALATLREDLTQRRYLMSGVMAPVKRRNVIPHDIGDPDDEPWLRVNAYMIHDTADWKDLNLKFVLQVYRDYYLTGDLDFLKDMWPVCLAVMESEMNFDKDHDGLIENGGYADQTYDAWVVTGPSAYCGGLWLAAVAMMVQMAALCGVQDIQDKFSSILSRGQEAYERLLWNGRYYNYDSSSQPQSHSIMSDQCAGQWFLKACGLGEGETEVFPTPHVVRALQTIFELNVQAFAGGAMGAVNGMQPHGVPDRSSVQSDEVWVGVVYGLAATMIQEGLTWEGFQTAEGCYRTVWERLGLAFQTPEAYCQHQVFRSLAYMRPLSIWAMQLAIEQQQQRKKASRPIAEQSTGLSTGPKFGPKKVTTNLSPE